Genomic DNA from Candidatus Bathyarchaeota archaeon:
AAACTTGAAAAGCATCTTATTGGAGAGAAGGAATATGAGCCATTTGTTGCACGATGGTGAGCAAACATGTTTGTGATAATGGTGTATGATGTCGGCGAGGAAAGGTTGCCCAAAATTTTAAACACAGGAAGGAGATACCTAACATGGATTCAAAATTCAGTTTTTGAGGGAGAAATAAGCGATGCTAACTTTGTAAGACTAAAAGATGAGCTTTCAAAAGCAATAGATAAAGAACATGATGCGATAACGTTTTACATACTTCGGACAACGGCATACCTCAGAAAAGAAACCCTCGGAATAGTTAAGGGAGAAAGTGCAACGATCATATGAAACCAACCGTCGATCTGACATTACCAATTCTTCATTACACATCGACGAAAATATCCCCCTATAAAAGCCGAAGAAAGCTATAAAACAGAAAAATAACCAATTTTACCAAGGGTTCCGAGAATACCTATAAGGGCTTGAAACGATAGTGTGGCGTTTTGCTGTCCAAACTGTGGACACTGTTCCGAGAATACCTATAAGGGCTTGAAACCTAAGTTTTGTATATTTCCTGGGGCGAAACCATCTTGGTTCCGAGAATACCTATAAGGGCTTGAAACTATTAGAGGATCGGCGTGTCAAATGCGACTTTTGCGGGTTCCGAGAATACCTATAAGGGCTTGAAACTGAGGAAGATGGAAGAAGATGTCGCAAAGTCTGAGTGTTCCGAGAATACCTATAAGGGCTTGAAACCCAAATGGTAAAAAATGGCTTATCCATTACGACAACAGTTCCGAGAATACCTATAAGGGCTTGAAACGCGGATTCACATGGCAGACGGAAACCTTCAAGCTGCGTTCCGAGAATACCTATAAGGGCTTGAAACTATGTAGGCGAAATATGCCAGTCCCAGTCCCACATACTGTTCCGAGAATACCTATAAGGGCTTGAAACTGGTTTTCGTTTGCGTAGATGAACAATGTAATGCTCGTTCCGAGAATACCTATAAGGGCTTGAAACATTTGCTTCTTGCTAAAATTTATTTCGTTTATCCATTGTGTTCCGAGAATACCTATAAGGGCTTGAAACGACAGTTTCCATCCTTCAGAGATAGTTGCAGACATGGTTCCGAGAATACCTATAAGGGCTTGAAACACTCAACGTATGGCGCATCTGCAGCCGTCGAAGGCTGGTTCCGAGAATACCTATAAGGGCTTGAAACAGGAAGTGCTACTATTGCTTGACTGGCAGCTTCCTAGTTCCGAGAATACCTATAAGGGCTTGAAACAGGTTCTGTCCACTAGAAAGGCGTCTAAAATTTTTCCGTTCCGAGAATACCTATAAGGGCTTGAAACGGTAGAAACGTGATTTTCATGGGTGAGTCTGTTCAGGGTTCCGAGAATACCTATAAGGGCTTGAAACATAGTCAAAAACAACCTCACGCATCAACAGCAGCCCCGTTCCGAGAATACCTATAAGGGCTTGAAACTTTACGTGGCTGGTTGAGGTGGGTTCTCGTTATAGGGTTCCGAGAATACCTATAAGGGCTTGAAACACGGGCTTGTTGTCCCGACTCCGGAAGGTGAAGCCCGTTCCGAATACCTATAAGGGCTTATTCTATGTATAGCGGATCCACTTTGTGGTCGCTTAGGAACGTGCGAAAGGCTGTCCATGGCGGCTATAAACTCGCTTATATCTCCGCTAAAGTCCAAGGATGCTTCCTATGGATGGGCTGGGCTGACGAAGACGCACACAACGCAGACTTATGGGCACATCATAATATTTGGCTAGGCTTTGGACAGCCCCAACATAAACCCTAATGGTTTTTTGCGCATAGCCTCGACCACTAAGCCAAACTACAAAATCATTCAAAACTTGAGCGGCTATGCGCCTCCTTTCACGCCTAGGCAAAAGCCTATCCCGCTCCACTCGATCCAGAAAATCCCTAAAAGATCCCTGACTAACGTAAAACTGTTGGAAAAGCCTTAACCCTCAACTATAAACTTTACGAGCGCTAGA
This window encodes:
- the cas2 gene encoding CRISPR-associated endonuclease Cas2 codes for the protein MFVIMVYDVGEERLPKILNTGRRYLTWIQNSVFEGEISDANFVRLKDELSKAIDKEHDAITFYILRTTAYLRKETLGIVKGESATII